From Nitrosopumilus zosterae, the proteins below share one genomic window:
- a CDS encoding V-type ATP synthase subunit E translates to MGQRHPLTSNSALETTIDKILNNTEKDILSNIKSALVESQQKLDDSIPKLENEYDKIISDGKKEADKIEKQIIGSSDIEARNKQLMLLEEAVAKVFSKALDQIANTDKSGDYSNLIKTLLDESTQVLGTNEITVFTSAKDRDVVQSALSQFSGAELASDTINCLGGIVAKSKDGAMTFDNTIDARIERLKPLIRKDIASKFGVGN, encoded by the coding sequence ATGGGTCAACGGCACCCATTGACATCTAATTCAGCATTAGAAACTACGATTGACAAAATTTTAAACAACACTGAAAAAGATATTCTTTCAAACATCAAATCTGCTCTTGTTGAATCTCAACAAAAATTAGATGATTCTATCCCAAAATTGGAGAACGAATATGATAAAATTATTTCAGATGGCAAAAAAGAAGCAGATAAGATCGAAAAACAGATCATTGGAAGTTCAGATATTGAGGCCAGAAATAAGCAACTTATGCTATTGGAAGAAGCAGTTGCTAAGGTTTTTTCAAAAGCACTAGATCAAATTGCAAATACTGACAAAAGTGGTGATTATTCAAATTTGATTAAAACTCTATTAGACGAATCAACTCAAGTTTTAGGTACCAATGAAATCACTGTTTTTACTAGTGCAAAAGATAGAGATGTAGTTCAATCTGCATTATCACAATTCTCGGGAGCTGAGTTAGCATCTGATACAATTAATTGTCTTGGTGGAATTGTAGCAAAATCAAAAGATGGGGCAATGACATTTGATAATACCATTGATGCAAGAATTGAACGCCTGAAGCCTTTAATAAGGAAAGACATTGCATCAAAATTCGGAGTAGGAAATTAA